One window of the Triticum dicoccoides isolate Atlit2015 ecotype Zavitan chromosome 3B, WEW_v2.0, whole genome shotgun sequence genome contains the following:
- the LOC119277320 gene encoding stomatal closure-related actin-binding protein 1-like isoform X2, which yields MTRVIHDSGEGMQKDALDMVSSDVNFPKGHFPDYRIGPNNQIIDPEEAHEVVPLKEIVAKETTQLLEQRKRLSVRDLREKFEKGLTGASKLSEEAKRREAASLDRQVLLKKLRDVLDTLKGRVAGRNRDDADEAISLVEALAVQLTQREGELIYEKAEVKKLASFLKQATEDARKVAEEERALALAEIEKSRAAIEKVEKALQEQDSASSSREKEEIEELRKEIREARRIKMLHQPSKVMDMQFELQGLRTLISEKTQLCNQLKKELAMIKRLEQDSSKLFELEGSDTLGSQFRIVPRVDGAPDISSCPAQWYRVISGGNRELISGATKLTYAPEPFDVGQLLQAEIILKVDKVTVQTDGPLNHASGLERYVESLMKRADIEFNVVVTQMNGNDYASKSVHVFHIGKLRVKLRKGRSTKARESYSTTMKLCGSRGGGNAAACAVFWQTRKGLSYTLAFETDRDRNAVIMLARKFASSCNVVLAGPGDQVHGGG from the exons ATGACGAGGGTCATCCATGACTCAGGAGAAGGCATGCAGAAAGATGCACTTGACATGGTATCCTCTGATGTTAACTTCCCCAAGGGCCACTTTCCGGACTACAGGATTGGGCCAAACAACCAAATCATTGACCCAGAGGAGGCGCACGAGGTTGTGCCTTTGAAGGAGATTGTTGCGAAAGAAACAACACAACTGCTAGAGCAGCGAAAGCGGCTGTCAGTGCGTGATCTCAGGGAGAAGTTTGAGAAGGGTCTGACTGGTGCCTCCAAGTTGTCTGAAGAG GCTAAGCGGCGAGAAGCAGCTTCCCTGGACAGGCAGGTTCTTCTGAagaagctcagagatgttctagaCACGCTGAAAGGCCGTGTGGCTGGTCGAAACAGAGATGATGCTGATGAAGCTATCTCACTG GTGGAAGCACTAGCAGTTCAACTTACTCAAAGAGAAGGTGAATTAATTTATGAGAAGGCTGAAGTAAAAAAGTTGGCTAGCTTCCTCAAGCAG GCTACTGAAGATGCCCGAAAGGTAGCTGAAGAGGAAAGAGCTCTTGCACTCGCTGAAATTGAAAAATCTAGAGCTGCAATAGAAAAAGTTGAGAAAGCGTTGCAGGAGCAGGATTCAGCATCAAGTAGCAGAGAGAAGGAG GAGATAGAGGAACTTAGGAAAGAGATTCGAGAGGCTAGACGAATAAAAATGCTACACCAGCCAAGCAAG GTAATGGACATGCAGTTTGAGCTTCAGGGACTCCGTACACTCATATCCGAAAAAACACAGCTTTGCAATCAGTTAAAGAAAGAG CTTGCCATGATCAAGAGGCTTGAACAAGATAGCTCTAAACTCTTTGAGCTTGAAGGTTCTGATACTCTTGGATCACAGTTCCGTATTGTCCCTCGAGTTGATGGTGCTCCAGACATCTCAAGCTGTCCAGCTCAGTGGTACCGTGTAATTTCCGGAGGCAACAGAGAGCTCATATCGG GTGCAACGAAACTTACTTATGCTCCAGAGCCATTTGATGTTGGCCAATTGTTGCAAGCAGAGATAATTTTGAAAGTAGATAAAGTTACGGTTCAGACAGATGGCCCTTTAAATCATG CTTCAGGACTGGAACGTTATGTGGAATCGCTTATGAAAAGGGCGGATATTGAGTTCAAT GTGGTAGTCACCCAAATGAATGGGAATGACTACGCATCAAAGTCTGTCCATGTATTTCATATTGGAAAGCTGAGAGTGAAGCTTCGGAAAGGAAGGTCTACAAAAGCAAGGGAGTCATATTCCACCACGATGAAG TTGTGTGGAAGCCGAGGCGGTGGTAATGCTGCGGCCTGTGCAGTCTTCTGGCAAACTAGGAAAGGCCTATCCTACACTCTAGCTTTTGAGACGGACAGGGATAGGAATGCCGTGATTATGCTTGCTCGGAAATTTGCTTCCAGTTGCAAC GTTGTTCTCGCTGGACCAGGCGATCAAGTCCACGGTGGCGGCTGA
- the LOC119277320 gene encoding stomatal closure-related actin-binding protein 1-like isoform X1 — MRVPQMTRVIHDSGEGMQKDALDMVSSDVNFPKGHFPDYRIGPNNQIIDPEEAHEVVPLKEIVAKETTQLLEQRKRLSVRDLREKFEKGLTGASKLSEEAKRREAASLDRQVLLKKLRDVLDTLKGRVAGRNRDDADEAISLVEALAVQLTQREGELIYEKAEVKKLASFLKQATEDARKVAEEERALALAEIEKSRAAIEKVEKALQEQDSASSSREKEEIEELRKEIREARRIKMLHQPSKVMDMQFELQGLRTLISEKTQLCNQLKKELAMIKRLEQDSSKLFELEGSDTLGSQFRIVPRVDGAPDISSCPAQWYRVISGGNRELISGATKLTYAPEPFDVGQLLQAEIILKVDKVTVQTDGPLNHASGLERYVESLMKRADIEFNVVVTQMNGNDYASKSVHVFHIGKLRVKLRKGRSTKARESYSTTMKLCGSRGGGNAAACAVFWQTRKGLSYTLAFETDRDRNAVIMLARKFASSCNVVLAGPGDQVHGGG, encoded by the exons ATGAG AGTACCGCAGATGACGAGGGTCATCCATGACTCAGGAGAAGGCATGCAGAAAGATGCACTTGACATGGTATCCTCTGATGTTAACTTCCCCAAGGGCCACTTTCCGGACTACAGGATTGGGCCAAACAACCAAATCATTGACCCAGAGGAGGCGCACGAGGTTGTGCCTTTGAAGGAGATTGTTGCGAAAGAAACAACACAACTGCTAGAGCAGCGAAAGCGGCTGTCAGTGCGTGATCTCAGGGAGAAGTTTGAGAAGGGTCTGACTGGTGCCTCCAAGTTGTCTGAAGAG GCTAAGCGGCGAGAAGCAGCTTCCCTGGACAGGCAGGTTCTTCTGAagaagctcagagatgttctagaCACGCTGAAAGGCCGTGTGGCTGGTCGAAACAGAGATGATGCTGATGAAGCTATCTCACTG GTGGAAGCACTAGCAGTTCAACTTACTCAAAGAGAAGGTGAATTAATTTATGAGAAGGCTGAAGTAAAAAAGTTGGCTAGCTTCCTCAAGCAG GCTACTGAAGATGCCCGAAAGGTAGCTGAAGAGGAAAGAGCTCTTGCACTCGCTGAAATTGAAAAATCTAGAGCTGCAATAGAAAAAGTTGAGAAAGCGTTGCAGGAGCAGGATTCAGCATCAAGTAGCAGAGAGAAGGAG GAGATAGAGGAACTTAGGAAAGAGATTCGAGAGGCTAGACGAATAAAAATGCTACACCAGCCAAGCAAG GTAATGGACATGCAGTTTGAGCTTCAGGGACTCCGTACACTCATATCCGAAAAAACACAGCTTTGCAATCAGTTAAAGAAAGAG CTTGCCATGATCAAGAGGCTTGAACAAGATAGCTCTAAACTCTTTGAGCTTGAAGGTTCTGATACTCTTGGATCACAGTTCCGTATTGTCCCTCGAGTTGATGGTGCTCCAGACATCTCAAGCTGTCCAGCTCAGTGGTACCGTGTAATTTCCGGAGGCAACAGAGAGCTCATATCGG GTGCAACGAAACTTACTTATGCTCCAGAGCCATTTGATGTTGGCCAATTGTTGCAAGCAGAGATAATTTTGAAAGTAGATAAAGTTACGGTTCAGACAGATGGCCCTTTAAATCATG CTTCAGGACTGGAACGTTATGTGGAATCGCTTATGAAAAGGGCGGATATTGAGTTCAAT GTGGTAGTCACCCAAATGAATGGGAATGACTACGCATCAAAGTCTGTCCATGTATTTCATATTGGAAAGCTGAGAGTGAAGCTTCGGAAAGGAAGGTCTACAAAAGCAAGGGAGTCATATTCCACCACGATGAAG TTGTGTGGAAGCCGAGGCGGTGGTAATGCTGCGGCCTGTGCAGTCTTCTGGCAAACTAGGAAAGGCCTATCCTACACTCTAGCTTTTGAGACGGACAGGGATAGGAATGCCGTGATTATGCTTGCTCGGAAATTTGCTTCCAGTTGCAAC GTTGTTCTCGCTGGACCAGGCGATCAAGTCCACGGTGGCGGCTGA